The proteins below are encoded in one region of Penaeus chinensis breed Huanghai No. 1 chromosome 25, ASM1920278v2, whole genome shotgun sequence:
- the LOC125038475 gene encoding acetylcholine-gated chloride channel subunit acc-1-like, whose protein sequence is MYVERLMSEEPYSGLVIVIMMQHLYATQLVTIFVPTTLINLISFATFCFKWFDFQNRIMVSLTALLVLSTLFAQISDNLPKTSYFKLIDIWFFGSILFSFVIIIIHTLVEFHHHYSSPNHTSGSPPISSNTFRKPISVQDLSKPPKAPPHPYKRAMLINRCGCILATCFYAIFFLTFWGIAFSQKISEIAKHVEGNMTGYPE, encoded by the exons ATGTACGTGGAGCGGCTGATGAGCGAGGAACCGTATAGCGGACTCGTTATCGTGATTATGATGCAACACCTGTACGCCACGCAG CTGGTCACGATCTTCGTCCCGACGACGCTGATCAACCTGATTTCCTTCGCCACATTCTGCTTCAAGTGGTTCGACTTCCAGAACCGCATCATGGTCTCTCTAACGGCTCTGCTCGTCCTCAGTACCCTCTTCGCCCAGATCTCGGACAACCTCCCGAAGACCTCGTACTTCAAACTGATCGACATCTGGTTCTTCggttccatcctcttctccttcgtgatcatcattatccacaCGCTAGTGGAGTTCCACCATCACTATTCCTCTCCGAATCACACATCCGGATCTCCCCCTATCTCGTCAAATACATTCCGCAAACCGATTTCAGTGCAGGATCTCTCTAAGCCACCTAaggctcctcctcatccttacaaGCGAGCGATGCTGATCAACCGGTGTGGATGCATCCTTGCGACCTGCTTCTATGCaatcttcttcctcactttttgGGGCATAGCTTTCTCGCAGAAGATATCAGAGATTGCAAAGCATGTGGAGGGAAATATGACGGGGTATCCAGAATAG